A portion of the Oscillospiraceae bacterium genome contains these proteins:
- a CDS encoding phage tail protein: MAWGSIGSFAGLVFTVSSWRVLTPDNISGSTSSNWATHSVIGGKDKSEYVSPGLREYQFNITLSSRLGVNPRKVFDALMDLCEAGAVDYFIINNRPVSQNPFMLEKVADEWGAVHRFWGLTSGKLTLTLKEYT, translated from the coding sequence ATGGCATGGGGCAGCATCGGTAGCTTTGCTGGACTGGTGTTTACAGTATCAAGTTGGCGAGTTCTTACGCCGGACAACATCAGTGGAAGTACGTCGAGCAACTGGGCGACGCACAGCGTGATCGGCGGAAAAGATAAAAGCGAATATGTAAGTCCCGGCCTGCGAGAGTATCAGTTCAACATTACGCTTAGTTCAAGGCTGGGAGTAAATCCGCGAAAGGTCTTTGACGCCCTAATGGATTTGTGCGAAGCCGGAGCAGTAGACTACTTCATCATCAACAACAGGCCGGTTTCTCAAAATCCGTTTATGCTTGAAAAAGTAGCGGATGAATGGGGCGCGGTACATCGGTTCTGGGGACTGACAAGCGGAAAGCTGACCTTGACGCTAAAGGAGTACACATGA
- a CDS encoding phage baseplate protein, whose amino-acid sequence MSSVIRIGTVSKVNYEDGTIEVAYEDRDGSVTDEICVVSNALYRMPVVGAMVCVLHNSDSQEMGTCIGTFWNEDNKPVGGKKQRYRYDYNDKKGKAFEQYDGDSGDYEEKIDGNAKETIGKNLDFTVGGDVTFKVGASTVKVCQSGTIEITGTTVKITGATVNISGGSGDCKINGVSLVNHKHEHDGSAKAGPYTVSGNTGVPVK is encoded by the coding sequence ATGAGCAGCGTCATTCGCATTGGCACAGTGTCCAAAGTGAATTACGAGGATGGCACAATTGAAGTTGCATATGAAGATCGGGACGGTTCTGTGACCGATGAAATCTGTGTGGTTTCAAATGCGCTGTACCGGATGCCGGTTGTCGGTGCTATGGTTTGCGTTCTCCACAATTCCGATAGTCAGGAAATGGGAACGTGCATCGGAACGTTCTGGAATGAGGATAACAAGCCGGTCGGTGGAAAGAAACAACGTTACCGGTATGACTACAACGATAAGAAGGGCAAAGCCTTTGAACAATACGATGGAGATAGCGGAGACTATGAAGAAAAAATCGACGGGAATGCAAAAGAGACCATCGGTAAAAATCTGGACTTCACTGTTGGTGGGGACGTGACCTTCAAGGTCGGGGCTTCGACCGTCAAGGTTTGCCAGAGCGGAACGATTGAAATTACCGGAACGACGGTGAAAATCACAGGAGCAACGGTGAATATTTCGGGCGGCTCTGGCGACTGCAAAATCAATGGCGTAAGCCTTGTGAATCACAAGCACGAACATGACGGGTCGGCAAAAGCTGGCCCGTATACTGTTTCGGGGAATACCGGCGTCCCGGTAAAGTGA
- a CDS encoding preprotein translocase subunit TatB, with protein MITPRQAFLTLEYDGTDISSDIRKDVENFTYTDSGSDSSDSLSIKVNAMDHKWINSWMPDKEAVLHPTLCTTNWIVQGDRTVLDCGTLVVDDLSFSACPDVLTIGAVARPNGTSFHEKNREQVWKNTSIKRIAETIAGRYGLECKMDAEDVSVALKEQDDNDSSFLQKICSTYGLILKTYRNKIWIFDREKYKKKDSVATVKPIDIVPGSLSWNTTLAGTYTGGEFTYSNQKKKVNIKVTIGMADRMLKLNQYASSEADAKRQLQAAIDNKNHSATTISFTTMGNLTYCATQCIDVEGYGKIDGKYYMDSVGHTMNKSGGFVTKVSASRVGG; from the coding sequence ATGATTACGCCGCGTCAAGCGTTCCTGACGCTTGAATATGACGGAACGGATATTTCAAGCGACATCCGCAAAGATGTGGAAAACTTCACATACACCGATAGCGGTTCGGATTCGAGCGACAGCCTTTCCATTAAGGTGAACGCAATGGATCACAAGTGGATCAATTCGTGGATGCCAGACAAGGAAGCTGTGCTGCACCCGACCCTCTGCACGACAAACTGGATTGTGCAGGGGGACAGAACCGTTTTGGATTGTGGAACGCTGGTAGTTGATGACCTGAGCTTTTCGGCCTGCCCGGATGTTTTGACGATTGGAGCGGTCGCCCGGCCAAACGGGACGAGCTTTCATGAAAAAAATAGAGAGCAGGTTTGGAAGAACACGAGCATCAAACGCATTGCAGAAACCATTGCTGGGCGGTACGGCTTGGAATGCAAGATGGATGCAGAGGATGTCAGCGTCGCTCTGAAAGAACAGGACGATAATGACAGCTCTTTCTTGCAGAAAATTTGCAGCACATACGGGCTGATCCTCAAAACATACCGGAACAAAATCTGGATTTTTGACCGTGAAAAGTACAAGAAAAAGGATTCGGTAGCAACGGTAAAACCGATTGACATTGTGCCCGGCTCGTTGAGCTGGAACACAACGCTGGCAGGAACATACACCGGAGGCGAGTTCACTTATTCCAACCAAAAGAAAAAAGTGAATATCAAGGTGACAATCGGAATGGCAGACCGGATGTTGAAGCTAAACCAGTATGCATCAAGTGAAGCGGACGCAAAACGGCAGCTGCAGGCGGCTATCGACAACAAAAACCATTCGGCTACAACCATTTCCTTTACGACTATGGGAAACCTGACATATTGCGCGACGCAGTGTATTGACGTGGAAGGATATGGGAAAATCGACGGAAAATATTACATGGACAGTGTAGGGCACACCATGAATAAATCCGGCGGTTTTGTGACGAAGGTCTCAGCAAGCAGAGTGGGAGGGTGA
- a CDS encoding phage tail protein → MSYTTKSGDTWDGIAKTVYGDELKADVLMTANREYIEVYKFDSGVVLATPEVEVKAKTDESLPPWKR, encoded by the coding sequence ATGTCTTACACGACAAAGAGCGGTGACACTTGGGATGGCATTGCAAAAACTGTCTACGGTGACGAGCTGAAAGCCGATGTGCTGATGACTGCCAACCGAGAGTATATCGAGGTGTACAAGTTTGATTCCGGGGTGGTGCTTGCCACGCCGGAAGTGGAAGTTAAGGCGAAAACAGACGAAAGTCTGCCGCCTTGGAAAAGGTGA
- a CDS encoding phage tail tape measure protein, with the protein MAKNQTLELSILIGGHVDNSLTQAVKSANTQLSSMANGASKLAANIAKVTVGIASGITAGLVDATKEAVAFESEMLDVTKYVGGLTDANGKVKTDAYAEMSKDILDLSTQIPYTAKELTRLAAAAGQSGKSMDDLISGGFLKDVAEMGTAMDISADQAGDWAAKWEVAFNMNHDQVMELADQINYLGAHYATTAAEIAQTVNDTGSLGQIAGMDVQSTAALSTALLAMGVDSGKVATSIRRMYTNLSMGSKATDAQSAAFEQLGFTAEQFAKDMQKDAPAALKSLFTAIGTQPKDKQVGYLKTLLGQWAIESGAKLTGNLDLFVKTLDDVGDASKYNGSMYKEFMLKCETSESVLTMLGSAWRAVRIEVGNNFLPVLKDVAGFGIEKLNDLRAALPDIAERVRQVIEYLLNNGDKVATTIAGIGTAWAGMRFAPQILQVVSSATKFASGAASPVGLVQKGVSGAGKAGNLWQAAKLGTQLANSAVPAGSNPSFGQRVQNTILGSVLGMQNSKKLFGAKTPAGMAKATSALFGSIQQAQASGGIIGLLKGSSIGQYGARVARSAKNLAGTDFIQNTVGVGKWIGQKVAGTQLGGFVGNMGQKAMGFGQGLLGGAKNIAGTAIGGVKNLAGRAASTKAGQFALNVGGGIAKGTGNTFKFLGSGLSLANTAVGPIAGKLGGAFMGLLGTFGPVITGIGGIIAVVSLLGDHFEDIRQIVGNVFGEKGLAMFDGFTSKIHDIAGNVRDSVSNAFSLENLQNIQQSLSGKSIFGIDDVGTTFGAVIPIIESVKGLIGQIVDLGVNHIKPLLADIMSFAVNELFPAVSPLISMIISLVGTTLINAIKLVVDVIHGLLPVIEPVIQGIVGLIKGIVSVTITVANAIIGTLNKLSFTVPDWVPALGGKRFGFNLKEVAMPAFANGGFTHGVSIAGEAGTEAVISFKPSVHDSNVENWVRAGRMLGVSGEDATRAAGVRYFANGGFTDGSKEKLDNLIDFSKAYGKYALRSNGIRTTGDALSMLWTVANNSMSGDASLALAATSIAADVAPLLLNKYLGSDSPVTTALTEAAKNYNGGTVLSSWQDGVLTDTGTPLYVLPPRDTGRTLSEIPVSAYQNTPAPDGNGGSSPQFVFAPNITITGDADRQKIASIMEDEYEKFKAFMDKYNRENNRTRYA; encoded by the coding sequence GTGGCAAAAAATCAAACCCTAGAGCTTTCTATTTTGATCGGCGGTCACGTTGATAACTCGCTGACGCAGGCTGTAAAGTCTGCGAATACTCAGCTCAGCAGTATGGCGAACGGCGCATCGAAACTGGCAGCGAATATCGCAAAAGTAACGGTGGGCATAGCCAGCGGCATTACAGCGGGGCTGGTAGATGCAACAAAAGAAGCAGTTGCATTTGAAAGCGAAATGCTTGATGTGACGAAGTACGTTGGCGGTCTGACGGACGCGAACGGAAAGGTCAAAACGGACGCTTATGCGGAAATGTCGAAAGACATTCTTGACTTGAGCACACAAATTCCGTACACCGCCAAAGAGCTGACACGTCTGGCAGCTGCGGCTGGTCAGTCCGGAAAGAGCATGGATGACCTAATAAGCGGCGGGTTTCTAAAGGACGTTGCCGAAATGGGCACGGCCATGGATATTTCTGCGGATCAGGCAGGCGACTGGGCAGCAAAGTGGGAAGTTGCATTCAACATGAACCACGATCAGGTCATGGAGCTGGCAGACCAGATTAACTATCTGGGTGCCCACTACGCAACGACCGCCGCTGAAATTGCCCAGACCGTAAACGACACCGGCTCTCTGGGTCAAATCGCTGGCATGGATGTTCAGAGCACGGCAGCGCTTTCTACAGCACTGCTGGCAATGGGCGTTGATTCTGGTAAAGTGGCAACATCCATCCGCCGGATGTATACGAACCTTTCTATGGGTTCAAAAGCTACAGATGCACAGTCTGCGGCTTTTGAACAGCTGGGATTTACTGCGGAACAGTTTGCAAAGGATATGCAAAAAGACGCCCCGGCAGCATTGAAAAGTTTGTTTACCGCTATCGGTACTCAGCCGAAAGACAAGCAAGTGGGTTATCTGAAAACTCTGCTCGGTCAGTGGGCCATTGAGAGTGGCGCAAAACTAACCGGCAATCTTGACTTGTTTGTGAAAACGCTGGACGACGTAGGCGATGCTTCTAAGTATAACGGCAGTATGTATAAAGAGTTTATGCTGAAATGCGAAACCTCTGAATCTGTATTGACGATGCTTGGGAGCGCATGGCGGGCCGTCCGCATTGAGGTTGGAAATAATTTCCTTCCGGTGCTGAAAGATGTAGCCGGGTTTGGCATCGAAAAGCTGAATGACCTCCGCGCCGCTCTGCCGGATATTGCAGAACGTGTAAGGCAGGTAATTGAGTATCTGCTGAATAATGGCGATAAGGTAGCTACGACCATCGCGGGTATCGGCACGGCATGGGCAGGAATGCGGTTTGCACCGCAAATCCTGCAGGTGGTATCCAGCGCGACGAAGTTTGCAAGCGGGGCGGCAAGCCCTGTGGGGCTTGTACAGAAGGGCGTGTCTGGCGCAGGAAAAGCTGGCAATCTGTGGCAGGCTGCAAAACTTGGAACACAGCTGGCAAACAGCGCTGTTCCGGCGGGCAGCAATCCTAGCTTCGGGCAGAGAGTGCAGAACACCATCCTTGGTAGCGTCCTTGGAATGCAAAACAGCAAAAAGCTGTTTGGAGCAAAGACACCTGCTGGGATGGCAAAGGCAACGAGTGCGCTGTTTGGCAGCATTCAGCAGGCACAGGCTTCCGGCGGAATAATCGGATTGTTGAAAGGCAGTTCGATAGGGCAATACGGAGCCAGAGTTGCAAGGTCTGCAAAAAATCTGGCGGGGACAGACTTTATACAGAACACGGTCGGCGTTGGAAAGTGGATCGGCCAAAAAGTTGCCGGTACACAACTTGGCGGCTTTGTAGGGAACATGGGCCAAAAGGCTATGGGCTTTGGACAAGGATTGCTGGGCGGAGCAAAAAACATTGCAGGAACGGCAATTGGCGGCGTAAAAAATCTGGCAGGCCGCGCAGCATCTACTAAAGCTGGACAATTTGCCTTAAACGTTGGCGGGGGAATTGCGAAAGGAACAGGGAACACGTTCAAGTTCCTTGGTTCTGGACTGAGCCTAGCCAACACGGCGGTAGGCCCGATAGCCGGTAAATTGGGCGGTGCATTTATGGGATTGCTCGGCACCTTCGGCCCGGTGATTACCGGAATCGGTGGAATCATCGCAGTGGTCAGTCTGCTGGGAGATCACTTTGAGGACATCCGCCAGATCGTCGGGAACGTGTTCGGCGAAAAGGGACTGGCAATGTTTGATGGATTTACGAGTAAAATCCACGATATTGCAGGCAACGTCCGAGATTCGGTGAGCAATGCATTCTCTTTGGAAAACCTGCAAAACATCCAGCAGAGCTTGAGCGGAAAGAGTATTTTCGGTATCGACGACGTGGGAACCACCTTCGGGGCAGTGATACCGATTATCGAATCGGTGAAAGGGCTGATTGGACAGATCGTAGACCTCGGAGTGAATCATATTAAGCCGCTGCTGGCTGATATTATGAGCTTCGCTGTAAACGAATTGTTCCCCGCAGTGTCGCCGCTGATAAGCATGATTATCAGTCTGGTTGGCACAACCCTGATAAACGCAATCAAGCTCGTCGTCGATGTGATCCACGGACTACTGCCGGTGATTGAACCGGTTATTCAGGGCATCGTCGGGTTGATAAAGGGCATTGTATCGGTGACGATTACGGTTGCGAATGCAATCATCGGCACGTTGAACAAATTGTCTTTTACGGTGCCTGATTGGGTGCCCGCCCTCGGTGGAAAACGATTCGGCTTCAACCTGAAAGAAGTTGCAATGCCTGCCTTTGCGAACGGCGGTTTTACTCACGGTGTCAGCATTGCAGGCGAAGCTGGAACAGAGGCGGTTATCAGCTTCAAGCCTAGTGTTCACGATAGCAACGTCGAAAACTGGGTGCGTGCAGGCCGGATGCTGGGAGTGTCTGGCGAGGATGCAACTCGTGCGGCGGGTGTACGGTATTTTGCAAACGGCGGTTTCACCGACGGAAGCAAGGAAAAACTGGACAACCTGATTGATTTCTCCAAAGCATACGGTAAGTACGCACTGCGTTCCAATGGCATCCGAACCACCGGCGACGCTTTGTCGATGCTATGGACGGTCGCCAACAACTCAATGTCTGGTGACGCTTCACTTGCACTGGCGGCGACCAGCATTGCAGCTGATGTTGCTCCGCTTCTGCTGAACAAGTACCTCGGAAGTGACAGCCCTGTAACCACTGCACTGACCGAAGCAGCCAAAAACTACAACGGCGGAACGGTGCTTTCAAGCTGGCAGGACGGCGTTCTTACAGACACCGGAACGCCGCTTTATGTGCTGCCGCCGAGGGATACCGGGCGCACGCTGTCCGAAATCCCGGTGAGCGCATATCAGAATACACCTGCACCCGACGGAAACGGCGGAAGCTCTCCGCAGTTTGTATTTGCCCCGAACATCACAATCACTGGTGATGCAGACCGCCAGAAGATTGCTTCGATTATGGAGGACGAGTACGAAAAGTTCAAAGCCTTTATGGACAAATACAACCGAGAAAACAATCGAACCCGGTATGCATAA
- a CDS encoding phage tail assembly protein: MEKNVSSVAEQDKTAEVKKNPKLIELARPYKFDDKEYTEIDLSGLDDLTIKDAVLIIKKLYNEGEMAVMITPETATAYTDALAAAATKLPIEFFQLLPIGASKKVRQTVQASLRSAAAEEDGDEDEHSHIMKFGKPYTYKGEKYTEVDLSGVANLTGMNVRQAENRMEEEDIRAAEKTLNYYYCCLIASMATGKDVAFFLGLPLAEAVQLRAGVNHKDFFA; the protein is encoded by the coding sequence ATGGAAAAGAATGTTTCTTCCGTCGCAGAACAGGACAAGACCGCTGAGGTTAAGAAGAACCCGAAGCTGATCGAGTTGGCCCGCCCGTACAAGTTTGATGATAAGGAGTATACCGAGATCGACCTGTCCGGTCTGGATGATCTGACCATCAAGGATGCGGTGCTCATCATCAAGAAACTGTACAACGAGGGCGAAATGGCCGTGATGATTACCCCTGAAACTGCGACTGCATACACCGACGCTCTGGCCGCTGCCGCAACGAAGCTCCCCATCGAGTTTTTCCAGCTGCTTCCCATCGGCGCAAGCAAGAAGGTTCGCCAGACTGTTCAGGCGTCGCTCCGTAGCGCCGCCGCAGAGGAAGATGGCGACGAGGACGAGCACAGCCACATCATGAAGTTCGGCAAGCCCTACACCTACAAGGGCGAAAAATACACCGAAGTTGACCTGTCAGGCGTGGCGAACCTTACCGGCATGAACGTCCGTCAGGCGGAAAACCGCATGGAGGAAGAAGATATTCGCGCAGCGGAAAAGACCCTGAACTACTATTACTGCTGCCTGATCGCATCTATGGCCACCGGTAAGGATGTGGCATTCTTCCTCGGCCTGCCGCTGGCGGAGGCTGTACAGCTTCGCGCAGGGGTGAACCACAAGGATTTTTTCGCCTAA
- a CDS encoding phage major tail tube protein: MALDTNLTPEIVNSFNVYIDGVKAIGTAPEITLPQITSETIDVSGAGILGKISAPNIGQFESIEQEVSFNLVYSSFVNVLSPKRQVNLTFRVAQQAVDKSLGYAYKGLRIVEVGRVKEFTPGKIKAGEGMEAKVKLELTYIMIENDGEEIIAIDKLNGVYRVQGEDMLADVTALI; this comes from the coding sequence ATGGCACTGGACACGAATCTGACCCCGGAAATCGTCAACAGCTTCAACGTTTACATTGACGGCGTGAAAGCAATTGGCACTGCACCGGAAATCACTCTGCCGCAGATCACCTCGGAGACTATCGACGTTTCCGGCGCTGGTATCCTCGGTAAGATTTCCGCACCGAACATCGGCCAGTTTGAATCCATCGAGCAGGAAGTTTCCTTCAACCTCGTATATTCGAGCTTTGTCAACGTCCTTTCTCCGAAGCGTCAGGTGAACCTTACCTTCCGCGTTGCACAGCAGGCGGTGGATAAGAGCCTCGGCTATGCCTATAAGGGCCTGCGCATCGTTGAGGTTGGCCGCGTCAAGGAGTTTACTCCCGGCAAGATCAAGGCGGGCGAGGGTATGGAAGCCAAGGTTAAGCTGGAACTGACCTACATCATGATCGAGAACGACGGCGAGGAAATCATTGCCATCGACAAGCTGAACGGCGTATACCGCGTTCAGGGCGAGGATATGCTGGCAGACGTTACCGCGCTGATCTAA
- a CDS encoding phage tail sheath family protein: MAYKHGVYVAEQGTSIVAPVTATAGLQVVIGTAPINRASDPYHCTNTPMLANTLAGATAAVGYDDDYEKYTVCQSMGASFKVVGVSPMILINVLDPNKHKKNLPEKTVQVNDGVAVVEEKDILLDKLTVKAEETPLAAGTDYTAAFDDNGYVNIVVIPGGAGDSATSLTVSGVQIDPTAVTPADIVGAVTADGVESGMEVIRQIFPKLNMTPGILLAPGWSENALVSAGLQAKTSHINGVFNCVCIVDIDSSTAGATKYDDVKRQKEKQAVTSANCYAVWLYAKVGDVIYAGSAMAAAATVATDANNGDIPNVSPDNKPISISAACLKDGTEVLLDQEQANVVNSFGVATWLNMNGFRLWGNNTACYPGNTDPKDRWFSVRRFFCWDDNTFIQTYFQKVSDPLNKRLIEALVDSENVRGNSFVSRGICARYELQYIESENPTTDLLNGTVKFHKYMSPFNPAEDIEEIVEFDPNAISTALAG, translated from the coding sequence ATGGCATACAAGCATGGCGTTTATGTTGCCGAGCAGGGAACCAGTATCGTGGCACCCGTGACGGCAACTGCTGGCCTGCAGGTCGTTATCGGCACTGCGCCGATCAACCGCGCAAGTGATCCGTATCACTGCACGAATACCCCCATGCTGGCAAATACGCTGGCAGGCGCAACTGCCGCAGTGGGTTACGACGATGATTATGAGAAGTACACCGTCTGCCAGAGCATGGGCGCAAGTTTCAAGGTCGTCGGCGTGTCGCCGATGATCCTGATTAACGTGCTTGATCCCAACAAGCACAAGAAAAATCTGCCGGAAAAAACTGTACAGGTCAATGACGGCGTTGCAGTGGTGGAGGAAAAGGACATCCTGCTGGACAAGCTGACCGTTAAGGCAGAGGAAACTCCGCTGGCGGCTGGTACGGACTACACCGCAGCATTTGACGATAACGGTTATGTGAACATCGTGGTGATCCCCGGCGGTGCTGGCGACAGCGCAACGAGCCTGACTGTGAGCGGTGTCCAGATCGACCCGACTGCTGTTACCCCGGCAGACATCGTTGGTGCGGTTACTGCAGATGGTGTTGAGAGCGGCATGGAAGTCATTCGACAGATTTTCCCGAAGCTGAACATGACCCCCGGCATTCTGCTTGCTCCGGGCTGGTCGGAGAATGCACTGGTGTCGGCTGGCCTGCAGGCAAAGACAAGCCACATCAACGGTGTTTTCAACTGCGTGTGCATCGTGGACATCGACAGCTCTACTGCCGGTGCAACCAAGTATGACGACGTGAAGCGTCAGAAGGAAAAGCAGGCTGTGACCAGTGCGAATTGCTACGCTGTGTGGCTGTACGCAAAGGTTGGCGACGTGATCTATGCGGGTTCGGCAATGGCTGCTGCGGCGACCGTGGCGACCGATGCGAACAACGGCGATATTCCCAACGTAAGCCCGGATAACAAGCCTATCTCTATTTCTGCTGCCTGCCTGAAAGATGGAACGGAAGTTCTGCTGGATCAGGAGCAGGCCAATGTGGTCAACTCCTTCGGCGTTGCAACGTGGCTGAACATGAACGGCTTCCGTCTGTGGGGCAACAACACTGCCTGTTATCCCGGCAACACTGACCCGAAGGATCGCTGGTTCAGCGTCCGCAGGTTCTTCTGCTGGGATGATAACACCTTCATCCAGACCTATTTCCAGAAGGTCAGCGACCCGCTGAACAAGCGCCTGATCGAGGCTCTGGTTGACAGCGAGAACGTGCGCGGCAACAGCTTTGTCAGCCGTGGCATTTGCGCCCGCTATGAGCTGCAGTACATCGAATCCGAAAACCCCACGACCGATCTGCTGAATGGCACGGTGAAGTTCCACAAGTATATGTCTCCGTTTAATCCGGCGGAGGACATCGAGGAAATTGTGGAGTTTGATCCCAACGCGATTTCTACCGCGCTGGCGGGCTAA